A genomic window from Gemmatimonadaceae bacterium includes:
- the nuoL gene encoding NADH-quinone oxidoreductase subunit L: protein MIQTPPPEMGHPLADTVARFAWLLPALPLLGFALNGLLSLRHAAKVGPADPTAASEHAHGDAHGAHGHDDAHGHGDDHHAARHPAAALVSLIGPGVLIASFGVALAIFVAMRAAHIEAPFVLTLFQWMPTGNLSVDVALQLDQLSMVMVLIITGIGSLIHLFSVGYMQDDPGYPRYFAYLNLFVFFMLLLVLGANYPLMFVGWEGVGLCSYLLIGFWYQEKANADAGKKAFIVNRIGDFGMLVAMFLMFANFGTLSFAGMEGALAGVELGALVPTAIALFLFLGAAGKSAQVPLYVWLPDAMAGPTPVSALIHAATMVTAGVYLVARSATLFALAPTAQLTVALVGALTAVFAATIGLKQWDIKKVLAYSTVSQLGYMFVGVGVGAYTAGVFHLMTHAFFKALLFLGSGSVIYAMHKAYHATHNHEDAQDMRNMGGLKAHMPVTFYLMWIATLAIAGIPLFSGFFSKDEILAAVFARTHDSTIAAGSLLGVPGNVVLYVVYALGLAAALMTAIYMTRMMLYTFHGPNRTGEKERPHLAEAPWIMTGPLVVLGVLSLVGGWFNLPLITGGALGPVELLHHWLEPVIGNATLAVTYGEAPHLSHSTEYVLIGTAVAIAVAGIAFAFAKLKPEALVPAKQAPAEQGIGKTLYNKWYVDEAYDKVIVQPTVGVSRTVLWKGIDTGLIDGLLVNGSALLMKAFGWMGSQLQTGRVGTYAWVIVLGAVMVLGAFTFL from the coding sequence ATGATCCAGACCCCTCCCCCCGAGATGGGCCATCCGCTGGCGGACACCGTCGCGCGCTTCGCCTGGCTGCTGCCGGCGCTGCCGCTGCTCGGCTTCGCGCTCAATGGGCTGCTGTCGCTGCGGCACGCGGCGAAGGTCGGCCCGGCGGACCCCACCGCCGCCTCCGAGCACGCGCACGGTGACGCGCACGGTGCCCACGGCCACGACGACGCCCACGGACACGGCGACGACCACCACGCCGCCCGCCACCCGGCGGCCGCGCTGGTGTCGCTCATCGGCCCCGGCGTGCTCATCGCCTCCTTCGGCGTGGCGCTGGCGATCTTCGTCGCGATGCGGGCCGCGCACATCGAGGCGCCCTTCGTCCTGACGCTGTTCCAGTGGATGCCCACGGGCAACCTGAGCGTCGACGTGGCGCTGCAGCTGGACCAGCTCTCGATGGTGATGGTGCTCATCATCACCGGCATCGGCTCGCTGATCCATCTGTTCTCGGTCGGCTATATGCAGGACGACCCGGGGTACCCGAGATACTTCGCGTACCTCAACCTGTTCGTCTTCTTTATGCTGCTCCTGGTGCTCGGCGCCAACTACCCCCTGATGTTCGTGGGCTGGGAAGGCGTGGGGCTCTGCTCGTATCTGCTCATCGGGTTCTGGTACCAGGAGAAGGCCAACGCCGACGCCGGCAAGAAGGCCTTCATCGTCAACCGCATCGGCGACTTCGGGATGCTGGTGGCGATGTTCCTGATGTTCGCCAACTTCGGCACGCTGTCGTTCGCCGGGATGGAAGGCGCGCTGGCCGGCGTGGAGCTGGGCGCGCTGGTGCCGACGGCGATCGCGCTGTTCCTGTTCCTCGGCGCGGCCGGCAAGTCGGCGCAGGTGCCGCTGTATGTGTGGCTGCCGGACGCGATGGCCGGCCCGACGCCGGTCTCGGCGCTGATCCACGCCGCCACGATGGTGACGGCCGGCGTGTACCTCGTGGCGCGCTCGGCCACGCTGTTCGCGCTGGCGCCGACGGCGCAGCTGACCGTGGCGCTGGTGGGCGCGCTCACCGCGGTGTTCGCGGCGACCATCGGCCTCAAGCAGTGGGACATCAAGAAGGTGCTCGCGTACTCCACCGTCTCCCAGCTCGGCTATATGTTCGTCGGCGTGGGCGTGGGCGCGTACACCGCAGGCGTCTTCCACCTGATGACGCACGCGTTCTTCAAGGCGCTGCTGTTCCTCGGCTCGGGCTCGGTGATCTACGCGATGCACAAGGCGTATCACGCGACGCACAACCACGAGGACGCGCAGGATATGCGCAATATGGGCGGCCTCAAGGCCCATATGCCGGTGACGTTCTACCTGATGTGGATCGCCACGCTGGCCATCGCCGGCATCCCGCTCTTCTCGGGCTTCTTCTCCAAGGACGAGATCCTCGCGGCCGTGTTCGCGCGGACGCACGACTCGACCATCGCCGCCGGTTCGTTGCTGGGCGTGCCCGGCAACGTCGTGCTCTACGTGGTGTACGCGCTGGGCCTCGCGGCGGCGCTGATGACCGCGATCTATATGACGCGGATGATGCTGTACACCTTCCACGGGCCCAACCGCACCGGCGAGAAGGAGCGTCCGCACCTCGCGGAGGCGCCGTGGATCATGACCGGGCCCTTGGTCGTACTCGGCGTGCTCTCGCTGGTGGGCGGCTGGTTCAACCTGCCGCTGATCACCGGCGGCGCGCTCGGCCCGGTGGAGCTGCTGCACCACTGGCTGGAGCCGGTGATCGGCAACGCCACGCTGGCCGTGACGTATGGCGAGGCCCCGCATCTCTCGCACAGCACGGAGTACGTGCTCATCGGGACGGCGGTCGCGATCGCCGTGGCCGGCATCGCCTTCGCGTTCGCGAAGCTCAAGCCCGAGGCACTGGTGCCGGCCAAGCAGGCGCCGGCAGAGCAGGGCATCGGCAAGACACTCTACAACAAGTGGTACGTGGACGAGGCCTACGACAAGGTCATCGTCCAGCCCACCGTCGGGGTCTCGCGCACGGTCCTCTGGAAGGGGATCGACACGGGCCTCATCGACGGGCTTCTCGTGAACGGCAGCGCCCTCCTGATGAAGGCCTTCGGATGGATGGGCTCCCAGCTGCAGACCGGGCGCGTGGGGACCTACGCCTGGGTCATCGTCCTCGGCGCGGTGATGGTGCTCGGCGCCTTCACCTTCCTCTGA
- a CDS encoding NADH-quinone oxidoreductase subunit M gives MTSFLDSIGYNGWILPALLGLPLAGAAVLFARAGRQGDAAAVMASDRQLALGIFLLEALLSLGLWWSVDTTLAGWHAVVDLAWIPAWGVRFTVGVDGIALMLVLLTTLLMPLAVLGGWTSIREKTGWYYGLLLVLTTGMLGVFMALDLVLFYVMWEVMLVPMYLIIGVWGGQRRLYASLKFFLYTMVGSLLMLVAVVWLGLQAGVDGVPNFSYDAILSLSKGSWWSGSIWLFGAFALAFAVKVPMWPFHTWLPDAHVEAPTAGSVILAAIMLKMGTFGFVRFALPLFPAAAMHPTVRGVMLALAVIGIVYGALVALVQPDFKKLVAYSSVSHLGFVMLGIFAGTVESVQGALVVTIAHGISTGALFLLIGMIYERRHTRLVDDFGGIAKVMPMFAVFLTIVALSSIGVPGTNGFVGEFLVLIGSYKTMPFHAVIAATSVIFAAAYLLWAVQRIIYNPLVKPANQALAGMDLNRREIGLLVPLVIGILWIGVYPKPLLQKTETAATALVRMLDAVPVRSMLGAGR, from the coding sequence GTGACCTCGTTCCTCGATTCCATCGGATACAACGGCTGGATCCTGCCGGCGCTGCTCGGGCTGCCGCTGGCAGGCGCGGCCGTGCTGTTCGCCCGGGCCGGACGCCAGGGCGATGCCGCAGCCGTGATGGCCTCCGACCGGCAGTTGGCGCTGGGCATCTTCCTGCTCGAAGCGCTGCTCTCCCTCGGCCTGTGGTGGTCCGTCGACACCACGCTGGCCGGCTGGCACGCGGTGGTGGACTTGGCGTGGATCCCGGCCTGGGGCGTGCGCTTCACGGTCGGCGTGGACGGCATCGCGTTGATGCTGGTGCTGCTGACGACGCTGCTGATGCCGCTCGCCGTGCTCGGCGGCTGGACCAGCATCCGCGAGAAGACCGGCTGGTACTACGGCCTGCTGCTGGTGCTCACGACCGGGATGCTCGGCGTGTTTATGGCGCTGGACCTGGTGCTGTTCTACGTGATGTGGGAAGTGATGCTCGTACCGATGTACCTGATCATCGGCGTGTGGGGCGGCCAGCGGCGCCTCTATGCGAGCCTCAAGTTCTTCCTCTACACGATGGTCGGCTCGCTGCTGATGCTGGTGGCCGTGGTCTGGCTGGGCCTGCAGGCGGGCGTGGACGGCGTGCCGAACTTCTCGTACGACGCCATCCTCTCGCTGTCGAAGGGCAGCTGGTGGAGCGGCTCGATCTGGCTGTTCGGCGCCTTTGCGCTGGCCTTCGCGGTGAAGGTGCCGATGTGGCCCTTCCATACGTGGTTGCCCGACGCCCACGTCGAGGCGCCCACCGCCGGCTCGGTGATCCTGGCGGCGATTATGCTCAAGATGGGCACCTTCGGCTTCGTGCGCTTCGCGCTGCCGCTGTTCCCGGCCGCAGCAATGCACCCGACCGTGCGCGGCGTGATGCTCGCGCTCGCGGTGATCGGCATCGTATACGGCGCGCTGGTGGCGTTGGTGCAACCGGACTTCAAGAAGCTGGTCGCGTACTCCTCCGTCAGCCACCTGGGCTTCGTGATGCTCGGCATCTTCGCCGGGACGGTGGAGAGCGTGCAGGGCGCCTTGGTGGTGACCATCGCGCACGGCATCTCGACCGGCGCGCTGTTCCTGCTCATCGGGATGATCTACGAGCGGCGCCACACGCGCCTGGTGGACGACTTCGGCGGCATCGCCAAGGTGATGCCGATGTTCGCGGTGTTCCTGACCATCGTCGCGCTCTCGAGCATCGGCGTGCCCGGGACCAACGGCTTCGTGGGCGAGTTCCTGGTGCTGATCGGCTCGTACAAGACGATGCCCTTCCACGCCGTCATCGCCGCCACCAGCGTCATCTTCGCGGCGGCCTACCTGCTCTGGGCCGTGCAGCGCATCATCTACAATCCGCTGGTCAAGCCGGCCAACCAGGCCCTCGCCGGAATGGACCTGAACCGGCGTGAGATCGGCCTGCTGGTACCCCTCGTGATCGGCATCCTCTGGATCGGCGTGTATCCCAAGCCCCTGCTGCAGAAGACCGAGACGGCGGCCACGGCGCTGGTCCGGATGCTTGACGCCGTCCCCGTGCGCTCGATGCTGGGGGCGGGCCGATGA
- a CDS encoding NADH-quinone oxidoreductase subunit N — MTFDLALPLQLASALLPDIVLMVGAMVLMLYAAWRPDSVAHQRSVGVAAMSLLVATIAAVVYMAARGDASGAGIIATDGLRWTIDLVVLVAALGTVALAIEYNDKHGIPHGEMHVLVCFATAGMMILAAGRDLMVIFLGIEIMSVAVYVLAGMNRRSAKAAESSLKYFLLGAFATGFLLYGMALVYGATGETQLTAIADRVLGYALGDHPMLVVGVGLLTIGLAFKVALAPFHMWAPDVYDGAPTPITAYMAAAVKAAAFAGFARIWYECFFLVTAWPFVFWILAVVSMIVGNVVALRQQNIKRMLAYSSIVHSGYLLITILASTAIGTTALIFYVLAYTLATFGAFAVVSVMQDGSERSPMIGDYAGLWHVRPMLAVGMSVFLLALLGFPVFGGIGFFAKWYLVSAALSSPFKLYSLAAILVLTSVISAGYYLQVVRVMFMQPRPEGAPAVPSAGPLTRLVLVGTATAILLFGILPGPVANWASGGAQLPMNATHSAPNQLWR, encoded by the coding sequence ATGACCTTCGATCTCGCGCTGCCGCTGCAGCTCGCCTCGGCGCTGCTGCCGGACATCGTCCTGATGGTCGGGGCGATGGTCCTGATGCTGTACGCCGCGTGGCGGCCGGACTCCGTGGCGCACCAGCGCTCGGTCGGCGTCGCCGCGATGAGCCTGCTCGTCGCCACCATCGCGGCCGTCGTCTATATGGCGGCGCGCGGCGACGCGTCCGGCGCCGGCATCATCGCCACCGACGGCCTGCGCTGGACCATCGACCTCGTCGTGCTCGTCGCCGCGCTGGGGACGGTGGCCCTGGCCATCGAGTACAACGACAAGCACGGCATCCCGCACGGCGAGATGCACGTGCTCGTCTGCTTCGCGACGGCCGGGATGATGATCCTCGCCGCCGGCCGCGACCTGATGGTGATCTTCCTCGGCATCGAGATTATGTCGGTGGCCGTGTACGTGCTGGCCGGAATGAACCGCCGCAGCGCCAAGGCGGCCGAGTCGTCGCTCAAGTACTTCCTGCTCGGCGCCTTCGCGACCGGCTTCCTGCTCTACGGAATGGCGCTGGTGTACGGCGCCACTGGAGAGACGCAGCTTACCGCCATCGCCGACCGCGTGCTCGGCTACGCCCTCGGTGACCATCCGATGTTGGTGGTCGGGGTGGGGCTGTTGACCATCGGTCTCGCGTTCAAGGTGGCGCTGGCCCCATTCCATATGTGGGCGCCCGACGTGTACGACGGCGCCCCGACGCCGATCACGGCGTATATGGCCGCCGCCGTGAAGGCCGCCGCGTTCGCCGGTTTCGCCCGCATCTGGTACGAGTGCTTCTTCCTCGTCACCGCTTGGCCCTTCGTCTTCTGGATCCTCGCCGTCGTCTCGATGATCGTCGGCAACGTCGTCGCGCTGCGGCAGCAGAACATCAAGCGGATGCTGGCCTATTCCAGCATCGTGCACTCCGGCTACTTGCTCATCACCATCCTCGCCTCCACCGCGATCGGCACGACGGCGCTGATCTTCTACGTGCTGGCATATACGCTGGCCACCTTCGGCGCTTTCGCCGTGGTGTCGGTGATGCAGGACGGCAGCGAGCGCAGCCCGATGATCGGAGACTACGCCGGGCTGTGGCACGTGCGTCCGATGCTGGCGGTGGGGATGTCCGTGTTCCTGCTGGCGCTACTCGGCTTCCCGGTGTTCGGCGGCATCGGCTTCTTCGCCAAGTGGTACTTGGTTAGCGCGGCGCTTTCGTCGCCGTTCAAGCTGTATTCGCTGGCGGCAATCCTGGTGCTGACCTCGGTCATCTCGGCGGGCTACTACCTCCAAGTGGTGCGCGTGATGTTTATGCAGCCGCGTCCGGAGGGAGCGCCGGCCGTACCCAGCGCCGGTCCGCTCACGCGGCTGGTGTTGGTCGGCACCGCGACGGCGATCCTACTCTTCGGCATCCTGCCCGGTCCGGTGGCCAATTGGGCCTCCGGCGGCGCGCAGTTGCCGATGAACGCCACACACAGCGCGCCGAATCAGCTGTGGCGGTGA
- a CDS encoding phosphomannomutase/phosphoglucomutase — protein MAVIAAGIFRQYDIRGVVGQDLTLEAAEAIGRAYAVLLAERGIVGAVAVGRDNRPSGAGLRDALVRGLTESGVDVIDVGIVPTPLLYWSLHHLPVVAGIQITGSHNPPEYNGFKCCVGTTSLHGEGIQHLRGLIESGAARSGKGRVRHEDILDRYVADIVARIGPLPTDLKVVIDCGNGVGAVVAPKLFAALGVTPTWLFAESDGSFPNHHPDPTVVENLQDLIRAVRETGSELGIGFDGDADRIGMVDGDGSIVWGDYLLLLYARDVLARTGKGQSIIFDVKCSQALPDGIAAAGGNPVMWKTGHSLIKEKMKELQAPIAGEMSGHMFFTEGFYGHDDALYAAARLLRIVADARQPVKTLLADVPRFVSTPEIRVDCPDDRKEAIVAEALAYFRSKYPVSDVDGVRILFDGGWGLIRSSNTQPILVMRFEASSAERLAELRGEVEAWLVARGVSLTAAGH, from the coding sequence GTGGCGGTGATCGCCGCCGGGATCTTCCGGCAGTACGACATCCGCGGCGTCGTCGGTCAGGACCTGACTCTCGAGGCCGCGGAGGCCATCGGGCGTGCCTACGCGGTGCTGCTCGCGGAGCGTGGCATCGTCGGCGCGGTCGCCGTCGGCCGCGACAACCGGCCCAGCGGGGCGGGGCTCCGCGACGCGCTCGTGCGAGGGCTTACCGAGAGCGGCGTCGACGTCATCGACGTCGGCATCGTCCCGACGCCGCTGCTCTACTGGTCGCTGCACCACCTCCCGGTGGTGGCGGGCATCCAGATCACCGGCTCGCACAATCCGCCGGAGTACAACGGCTTCAAGTGCTGCGTCGGGACCACCTCGCTGCACGGCGAGGGCATCCAACACCTGCGCGGCCTGATCGAGTCGGGCGCCGCGCGCAGCGGGAAGGGACGCGTCCGCCACGAGGACATCCTCGACCGCTATGTCGCCGACATCGTCGCGCGCATCGGGCCGCTACCGACGGATCTCAAGGTCGTCATCGACTGCGGCAACGGGGTCGGGGCCGTGGTGGCACCGAAGCTCTTCGCCGCCCTCGGCGTCACGCCCACGTGGCTCTTCGCCGAGAGCGACGGCAGCTTTCCGAACCACCACCCCGATCCGACCGTCGTCGAGAACCTGCAGGATCTCATTCGCGCCGTGCGCGAGACCGGCAGCGAGCTGGGCATCGGCTTCGACGGCGACGCCGACCGCATCGGGATGGTGGACGGCGACGGCAGCATCGTCTGGGGCGACTACCTGCTGCTGCTCTATGCCCGCGACGTGCTCGCGCGCACGGGGAAAGGCCAGTCGATCATCTTCGACGTCAAGTGCTCGCAGGCCCTGCCGGACGGCATCGCCGCTGCCGGAGGCAATCCGGTGATGTGGAAGACCGGCCACTCCCTCATCAAGGAGAAGATGAAGGAGTTGCAGGCGCCGATCGCCGGCGAGATGTCGGGACATATGTTCTTCACCGAGGGCTTCTACGGCCACGACGACGCGCTCTATGCCGCCGCGCGCCTGCTGCGCATCGTCGCCGACGCACGTCAGCCCGTGAAGACCCTGCTGGCCGACGTGCCGCGCTTCGTCTCCACGCCGGAAATCCGTGTGGACTGCCCGGACGACCGCAAGGAGGCCATCGTCGCCGAGGCGCTGGCCTACTTCCGCAGCAAGTACCCCGTGAGCGATGTTGACGGCGTGCGCATCCTCTTTGACGGCGGCTGGGGCCTGATCCGGAGCTCGAACACGCAGCCCATCCTCGTGATGCGCTTCGAGGCCTCGAGCGCGGAGCGGCTGGCGGAACTGCGCGGCGAGGTCGAAGCCTGGCTCGTCGCCCGCGGCGTGTCCCTGACCGCCGCCGGCCACTGA
- a CDS encoding UPF0182 family protein, with protein MRGRRSLLGFLAGGALALLAGRAVAGIYADWAFHQALGFGELWELKAATVLALRSGALVAATLFAFANLYAVRHSIVSLVLPSQLGDLEIPEAVPTQRLTLVAALLALLVGSLFALLPMDWHQAALAWEGVRFGEIDPYLEHDLGFYVAWLPWERALQARLMSLTIVVAALVTLLYAATPSIRWTASGLYVSTWVRRHLSVLGGLAVALIGWGWRLDRFERLSPGSGVWLDATTEAVFTSFDHRIALPYRAFAAFATLPLAAVLVYAGWRGYLRSAVAMLGMLIALGPIASALLPAVAKRPLNSAEGRQQQRPYRNTSALFTRRAFGVDQIATARASLGVVPASRVSRSVSAWDPAALEALSADGQRRDSVVAIGWHGGRDGLEALALLRPRSPRDGDWHAARYLAPSADDAGRPFHAPSLGDGRLPEVLIHPGAARVALISDLRGDLAGAPFETTWQRIALAWAEQDPRLLARDAPSPRPELVTARDVLRRVAAVVPFLEAGPTIQPYVRVDSLYWFVELFSTATRYPLSESVTFNGREWRYVQHAATAVVQAQTGQVTIIPVERPDPVLRVWLERAGSTFTPLAAAPDWMRRERPPVVDWMVVQGSALARVGFQGDTLGARRLTRPDDADADLAVGGPTPFQLDSSGALGWALPVDIPWAGRTLGVLVARGGTERRSEFHEDARPRWTTILERLQGAADEAGFGRTLPNVRRGRVQSIPTADGALWVQSYYEWPRDGVPRLAGVVVSSRAQTVAARTLGEALGERRPPTRLDGDAFRARVSRLYDAMQAAQRSGDWRAYGEAWTALGRLLERP; from the coding sequence GTGCGGGGGCGGCGCAGCCTCCTCGGGTTCCTCGCCGGGGGCGCACTGGCCCTGCTGGCCGGCCGGGCCGTGGCCGGCATCTACGCGGACTGGGCGTTCCACCAGGCACTGGGCTTCGGCGAACTCTGGGAGCTCAAGGCCGCGACCGTGCTCGCGCTCCGCAGCGGAGCCTTGGTCGCCGCGACGCTCTTCGCCTTCGCGAACCTCTACGCCGTCCGGCACTCGATCGTCTCGCTGGTGCTGCCGAGTCAGTTGGGCGACCTAGAGATCCCGGAGGCCGTGCCCACGCAGCGCCTGACCTTGGTCGCGGCGCTGCTCGCGCTGCTCGTGGGAAGCCTCTTCGCGCTCCTGCCGATGGACTGGCACCAGGCCGCCTTGGCTTGGGAAGGGGTGCGCTTCGGCGAGATCGACCCGTACCTCGAGCACGACTTGGGGTTCTACGTGGCGTGGTTGCCTTGGGAGCGCGCGCTGCAGGCCCGCCTGATGTCGCTGACCATCGTCGTGGCGGCACTGGTGACGCTGCTGTATGCGGCCACACCGAGCATCCGCTGGACCGCGTCGGGCCTGTACGTCTCGACCTGGGTACGGCGGCACCTCTCGGTGCTCGGCGGGCTGGCGGTCGCGTTGATCGGCTGGGGCTGGCGTCTCGACCGCTTCGAGCGCCTCAGCCCTGGCAGCGGGGTCTGGCTCGACGCCACGACCGAGGCCGTGTTCACGAGCTTCGACCACCGCATAGCCCTGCCGTACCGCGCCTTCGCCGCATTTGCCACGCTGCCCCTGGCGGCGGTGCTTGTCTACGCGGGCTGGCGTGGATACCTCCGCAGCGCCGTCGCGATGCTCGGGATGCTCATCGCGTTGGGGCCCATCGCCAGCGCGCTCCTCCCGGCGGTGGCCAAGCGGCCCCTGAATTCCGCCGAGGGCCGCCAGCAACAGCGTCCGTATCGCAACACGTCCGCCCTATTCACTCGCCGGGCCTTCGGCGTCGACCAAATCGCCACCGCGCGCGCGTCCCTCGGCGTGGTGCCAGCATCCCGCGTGAGCCGCAGCGTGAGTGCGTGGGATCCGGCCGCCCTGGAGGCGCTGAGCGCCGACGGGCAGCGCCGTGACTCCGTGGTGGCCATCGGCTGGCACGGTGGCCGCGACGGGCTCGAGGCGCTGGCACTGCTGCGGCCGCGGTCGCCGCGCGATGGCGACTGGCACGCGGCGCGGTACCTCGCGCCCAGCGCCGACGACGCCGGTCGGCCCTTTCACGCTCCGTCGCTGGGGGACGGGCGACTGCCCGAAGTTCTGATCCACCCGGGCGCGGCCCGGGTCGCGCTCATTTCGGACCTGCGTGGCGACCTTGCTGGCGCGCCCTTCGAGACCACGTGGCAGCGCATCGCCCTTGCGTGGGCGGAGCAGGATCCCAGGCTGCTCGCCCGTGACGCGCCGTCGCCGCGGCCGGAGCTCGTGACGGCGCGCGACGTGCTGCGCCGCGTTGCCGCCGTGGTGCCGTTCCTCGAGGCGGGACCGACCATCCAGCCGTATGTGCGCGTGGACTCGCTGTACTGGTTCGTGGAGCTCTTCAGCACGGCGACGCGCTATCCGCTCAGCGAGAGCGTCACGTTCAACGGCCGTGAATGGCGTTACGTGCAGCACGCGGCGACGGCCGTGGTGCAGGCGCAGACGGGGCAGGTGACCATCATCCCCGTGGAGCGGCCCGATCCGGTGCTGCGGGTCTGGCTCGAGCGGGCGGGCAGCACGTTCACGCCGCTGGCCGCCGCGCCGGACTGGATGCGCCGCGAGCGCCCCCCAGTGGTGGACTGGATGGTGGTGCAGGGCAGCGCGCTCGCCAGGGTGGGCTTCCAAGGCGACACCCTGGGCGCGCGCCGCTTGACGCGCCCGGACGATGCCGATGCCGACCTCGCCGTCGGTGGACCGACGCCGTTTCAGCTCGACAGCAGCGGCGCACTGGGCTGGGCGCTCCCGGTGGACATTCCGTGGGCGGGGCGGACGCTTGGCGTGCTGGTCGCGCGTGGTGGGACGGAGCGCCGCAGCGAGTTCCACGAGGACGCGCGGCCGCGGTGGACGACCATCCTTGAACGGCTGCAGGGCGCGGCGGACGAGGCGGGCTTCGGACGGACGCTGCCGAACGTGCGGCGAGGCCGGGTCCAGAGCATTCCCACAGCGGACGGCGCGCTGTGGGTCCAGAGTTATTACGAGTGGCCACGCGACGGTGTCCCGCGGTTGGCCGGCGTGGTCGTGAGCAGCCGTGCGCAGACCGTGGCGGCCCGCACGCTCGGCGAGGCACTCGGCGAACGCCGGCCGCCGACGCGGCTCGATGGCGACGCATTCCGCGCGCGGGTCTCGCGGCTCTACGACGCGATGCAGGCCGCCCAGCGCAGCGGGGACTGGCGCGCCTACGGCGAGGCGTGGACCGCCCTCGGACGCCTGCTCGAACGCCCCTGA
- the sucC gene encoding ADP-forming succinate--CoA ligase subunit beta produces the protein MNIHEYQAKEILRGYGVPIPPGEVATTPAQAEAIATKYGTAVMVKAQVHAGGRGKAGGVKFCKTPADAKEKATAILGMTIKDLTVEKVLVTVAADIGSEAYVGIIVDRATKKPVFMVSAAGGIDIEEVAAKTPEKILYVPVDVRYGLPTYDAMRMGFFLYEDVKLARAAAKIMQQLYAAFMAAGCSLAEINPLVVTPTGELIAVDGKMVIDDNELDRKPEIAALRDESSEEPSEVDARNSNLTFIKLDGDVGCVVNGAGLAMATMDLVKYYGGEPANFLDIGGSSNPEKVVNALRIITADPNVKAILFNIFGGITRTDDVANGIVTATKQNPLKVPIVIRLTGTNEEIAMQILKENGFSASSDMDTAVKSAVELAKGGK, from the coding sequence GTGAACATCCACGAGTATCAGGCGAAGGAGATCCTGCGCGGCTACGGCGTGCCGATCCCGCCGGGCGAAGTCGCCACGACGCCGGCGCAGGCCGAAGCGATCGCCACCAAGTACGGCACGGCCGTGATGGTCAAGGCCCAGGTGCACGCCGGCGGGCGCGGCAAGGCCGGCGGCGTGAAGTTCTGCAAGACCCCGGCCGACGCCAAGGAGAAGGCGACGGCGATTCTCGGGATGACGATCAAGGACCTCACCGTCGAGAAGGTGCTGGTGACGGTCGCCGCCGACATCGGCAGCGAGGCCTACGTCGGCATCATCGTCGACCGCGCCACCAAGAAGCCGGTGTTTATGGTGTCTGCCGCGGGCGGCATCGACATCGAGGAAGTCGCGGCGAAGACGCCGGAGAAGATCCTCTACGTGCCGGTGGACGTGCGCTACGGCCTGCCGACCTATGACGCGATGCGGATGGGCTTCTTCCTCTACGAGGACGTGAAGCTGGCCCGTGCCGCCGCGAAGATTATGCAGCAGCTCTACGCCGCCTTTATGGCCGCCGGCTGCTCGCTGGCCGAAATCAACCCGCTGGTCGTCACGCCGACGGGCGAGCTCATCGCGGTTGACGGCAAGATGGTGATCGACGACAACGAGCTCGACCGCAAGCCGGAGATCGCCGCGCTGCGCGACGAGTCCAGCGAAGAGCCCTCCGAAGTGGACGCCCGCAACTCGAACCTCACGTTCATCAAGCTCGACGGCGACGTCGGCTGCGTGGTGAACGGCGCCGGCCTCGCGATGGCGACGATGGACCTCGTGAAGTACTACGGCGGCGAGCCGGCCAACTTCCTCGACATCGGCGGCTCGTCGAATCCCGAGAAGGTGGTGAATGCGCTGCGCATCATCACCGCCGACCCGAACGTGAAGGCCATCCTGTTCAACATCTTCGGCGGCATCACGCGCACCGACGACGTGGCCAACGGCATCGTGACGGCCACGAAGCAGAATCCGCTGAAGGTGCCGATCGTCATCCGCCTCACCGGCACCAACGAAGAGATCGCGATGCAGATCCTCAAGGAGAACGGATTCTCCGCCTCCAGCGATATGGACACGGCCGTCAAGAGCGCGGTCGAGCTCGCCAAGGGAGGCAAGTGA